The following are encoded in a window of Gramella sp. MT6 genomic DNA:
- the ribB gene encoding 3,4-dihydroxy-2-butanone-4-phosphate synthase has product MAQVENNQYSVKLDNIQEAIDDIRNGKVIIVVDDIDRENEGDFLAAAEKVTPEMINFMATHGRGLICAPITEARCNELKLEMMVGNNTDPMETAFTISVDLRGKGVTTGISAADRAKTIQSLIDPETKPHDLNRPGHIFPLKAKEGGVLRRTGHTEAAIDFARLAGFEPAGVIVEIMNEDGTMARLPQLIEVAKKFDLKIVSIEDLVAYRMQHDSLIEKKEDFELDTRFGRFRLRAYKQTTNSQIHIALTKGTWKPNEEIMVRVNSTRVNNDILGTLTNNVDKKLDGMFKAINDEGRGAIVFINPANQSPNLLNRLSELKESQKKGEIKAPPVKMDNKDFGIGAQILHDLEIHKIRLLSNSQQTKRVGMIGYGLEITEYVDY; this is encoded by the coding sequence ATGGCTCAGGTGGAGAACAATCAATATTCAGTAAAACTGGATAATATTCAGGAAGCTATTGATGATATTCGCAACGGAAAAGTGATCATCGTAGTAGATGATATTGATCGTGAAAATGAAGGAGATTTTCTTGCGGCAGCAGAAAAAGTTACCCCTGAAATGATCAACTTCATGGCAACTCACGGCCGTGGCCTTATCTGCGCTCCCATTACCGAGGCGAGATGTAACGAACTTAAGCTGGAAATGATGGTGGGTAATAATACCGACCCGATGGAAACTGCTTTCACAATTTCTGTAGACTTAAGAGGGAAAGGAGTAACAACAGGTATTTCCGCAGCAGACAGAGCCAAGACCATCCAATCTTTAATTGACCCCGAAACCAAACCACATGACCTTAACAGACCGGGACATATTTTTCCGCTGAAAGCGAAAGAAGGTGGTGTTTTAAGAAGAACAGGTCATACTGAGGCAGCTATAGATTTTGCTCGACTTGCTGGTTTTGAACCGGCTGGTGTGATCGTAGAGATCATGAATGAAGATGGAACCATGGCTCGTTTACCTCAACTTATTGAGGTAGCTAAAAAATTTGACCTTAAGATCGTTTCTATAGAAGATCTGGTTGCATACAGAATGCAACATGATTCTTTGATCGAGAAAAAAGAAGATTTTGAACTGGATACCAGGTTTGGAAGATTCAGACTACGTGCGTATAAGCAAACCACAAATTCGCAGATACATATTGCCCTTACCAAGGGAACCTGGAAGCCGAATGAAGAGATCATGGTTCGTGTAAATTCTACACGAGTGAACAATGATATTCTTGGAACACTTACCAACAATGTAGACAAAAAGCTTGATGGCATGTTTAAGGCCATCAATGATGAAGGTCGTGGTGCGATCGTATTTATTAATCCTGCGAACCAATCCCCTAACCTTCTTAACAGGCTAAGCGAATTAAAAGAAAGTCAGAAAAAAGGTGAGATCAAAGCTCCACCGGTGAAAATGGATAATAAGGATTTTGGAATTGGAGCCCAGATACTTCATGACCTTGAAATCCATAAGATCAGGTTACTGTCTAATTCTCAACAAACAAAACGTGTTGGAATGATAGGTTACGGTTTGGAGATCACGGAATATGTAGATTATTGA
- a CDS encoding LptF/LptG family permease — protein MKILDRYILTSFLKTFFSVFIILMFIFVLQTIWLYIGELAGKDLDAEVIMKFLLYFSPKLVPLVLPLTILLTSIMTFGAFAENYEFAAMKSSGISLGRAMRSLTVFIVFISLVAFFFANNVIPAAEFKSINLRKNIAQLKPAMAISEGIFNDIGTFNIKVDEKSGENDQYLTDVIIHQKKATGGNNTVIKAKEGELVGSTDSDVLSLILKEGNYYDEVEQSDFKKRKRKPFAKSYFDRYVINIDLSDFNNVDLEDETYNSAHGMLKISELDESIDSFSVSYNDRMAEFRSSMYTRSGVKNLNMNYKPKDTVFNKEEGLLNYFDTYDGAQIANLALGSVNSSLAHLGMKKQEFKVSIKQINKFEIALHEKYALAIACIVLFFVGAPLGAIIRKGGMGLPIVVAILIFLTYHFIGIFAKNSAENGTIAPFIATWLSTWIMLPLGIYLTYRATTDQGLFVFDNFISPIKKLFKKAGLFKDKSKTE, from the coding sequence TTGAAAATACTCGACCGGTACATACTAACCAGTTTTCTAAAAACTTTTTTTTCGGTCTTTATAATCCTCATGTTCATCTTTGTTCTCCAGACGATCTGGTTATACATAGGTGAACTTGCTGGTAAAGACCTGGATGCAGAAGTAATAATGAAATTTCTCCTGTATTTCTCCCCTAAACTGGTGCCATTAGTATTGCCGCTCACCATCCTGTTAACCTCCATAATGACCTTTGGCGCATTTGCCGAAAATTATGAGTTTGCAGCGATGAAATCTTCCGGGATATCCCTTGGGCGTGCCATGCGGAGTTTAACGGTTTTTATAGTGTTTATTAGCCTGGTGGCCTTCTTTTTCGCAAATAATGTGATACCAGCGGCTGAATTCAAATCTATAAACCTTCGGAAGAATATCGCCCAGCTTAAACCCGCCATGGCGATTTCAGAAGGTATTTTTAATGATATTGGAACTTTCAATATCAAGGTGGATGAGAAAAGCGGTGAGAATGACCAATACCTAACCGATGTTATCATACATCAAAAAAAGGCTACCGGTGGTAATAACACGGTGATCAAGGCTAAAGAAGGAGAACTGGTAGGTAGTACAGATTCAGATGTCCTTTCCCTTATTCTTAAGGAAGGTAATTACTATGATGAAGTTGAGCAAAGCGACTTTAAAAAGAGAAAGCGCAAACCATTTGCTAAAAGCTATTTCGACAGGTATGTGATCAATATCGACCTTTCCGACTTCAACAATGTAGACCTGGAAGATGAGACCTATAATTCTGCCCACGGAATGCTTAAGATCTCCGAACTCGATGAAAGTATAGATTCCTTTTCGGTTTCCTATAATGACAGGATGGCTGAGTTTAGAAGTTCCATGTACACCAGAAGTGGTGTGAAGAATCTTAACATGAATTACAAGCCAAAGGACACAGTCTTTAATAAAGAAGAAGGACTACTAAACTACTTTGATACGTATGATGGTGCCCAGATCGCTAATTTAGCCCTAGGATCTGTAAATTCTTCCCTGGCTCACCTTGGAATGAAAAAACAGGAATTCAAAGTAAGCATTAAGCAAATTAACAAATTTGAGATCGCCCTCCACGAAAAATATGCCCTTGCAATCGCCTGTATCGTTCTCTTCTTTGTAGGAGCACCTTTGGGAGCTATTATTAGAAAAGGTGGGATGGGCCTACCTATAGTCGTGGCGATTTTGATATTCTTAACCTATCATTTTATAGGTATTTTCGCCAAGAACTCTGCGGAGAATGGCACTATTGCCCCATTTATAGCGACCTGGTTGTCTACATGGATCATGTTGCCTCTGGGTATTTATTTAACCTATAGAGCTACCACAGATCAGGGCTTATTTGTTTTTGACAATTTTATCTCTCCTATCAAGAAACTCTTCAAAAAAGCTGGGCTTTTCAAGGACAAAAGTAAAACAGAATAA
- a CDS encoding outer membrane lipoprotein carrier protein LolA, translating into MKKLVFILAAILTFNAQAQNSPKAEKLLNEVSSKVKNYDNMVIEFKYALENKAENVSQETRGDVSIKGEKYVLNLMGTTQMFDGKKIYTIIPEDEEINISNYVEEDSNSITPSKMFSFYEDGYNYKMDITQNVKGREIQYVKLTPKDSNAEIKNILLGIDSQTKHIYNLIQTQENGTKVTITVKSFKTDQPLAQNLFTFNESRYSDYYINRLD; encoded by the coding sequence ATGAAAAAATTAGTATTTATCCTGGCAGCAATTCTCACTTTTAATGCTCAGGCACAGAATTCTCCGAAAGCAGAAAAATTACTTAACGAAGTGTCTTCTAAAGTGAAGAACTATGACAATATGGTCATCGAATTTAAGTATGCTCTGGAGAACAAAGCAGAGAATGTAAGCCAGGAAACAAGAGGCGATGTAAGTATTAAAGGCGAAAAATATGTTTTGAACCTTATGGGAACTACCCAGATGTTCGACGGAAAAAAGATCTATACAATAATTCCTGAAGATGAAGAGATCAATATTTCAAATTATGTAGAAGAAGATAGTAACAGCATTACACCTTCAAAAATGTTCAGCTTTTATGAAGATGGATATAATTATAAAATGGATATCACTCAGAATGTAAAAGGCCGCGAGATCCAGTACGTAAAGCTTACTCCAAAAGACAGCAATGCAGAGATCAAGAATATCCTACTGGGAATAGATAGCCAGACGAAGCATATTTATAATTTGATCCAGACGCAGGAAAATGGTACAAAAGTTACCATTACGGTAAAAAGCTTCAAGACAGATCAGCCACTGGCGCAAAATCTGTTTACCTTTAACGAATCACGATACAGTGATTATTACATCAACAGATTAGACTAA